AAATCACTTCTCATACTATAAAATCATTTCAATAAAGAATAACTGACATtcctttaaaaagttagaaaaatagaCGTACACACATATTCCCCCACCCTGACAATGACCTCACTGTCTAATTGCTTCGACTCCCCAGCCTCTGTCACAGACACTGGTATGTTGTGGGCTCctcaaaaatattagtttaatGACTGCAGGGCGTTTGCAAACCTTCTACCTTCAAAGTAAATACAAATCAGGATTGTACTAATTTGGGTTTggcataaaataaacaataaaaataatggtaCAGTGCACAAATAGATTcaattacataattattttatatttaaaataataacatagaaTCTTGGAAAAATcaagcaacaaataaataaataaatagtggagGATCCCTCCTAAGCGAAGTCAAACACATTAAGCCTGATCCAGGCGGCCTCGGGAGCTGATGATccgtttctctctttctgctttgatTCCTGTAAGGGCAGGGCCTACTTCAGCTACAGCCACTGATCAGCTTCTTCCTCTGGTCAGTCGGAGCTGCCCCTGTAATGAGAAAAATGTACTTAGTAACTGCTTAGGAAAGCTGGCTGCACAACATTCCTCTCCTGGCCTGCCCCACCATGTTCCAgagttttctgaatttaaattttcCCAGCCTGGCACCACATGGCTACTCCCTATACTGTAGCAGAGACCTCTAGGCTCTTGGATGCTCTTATTTAAGATGCTTTTCTTTAGGAtgcttttatttagaaaaactgaATTATTGGCTACAAACAGCCAGAACCCGTGACTCTTTGTCTGTCTGTCACACTGCACCTCACTTCAGCCTCACAGTAACTCACAGCAACCCCATGCAGCTTCCCTGTTTGACTGGGCTTAGATAAACCAAATAATCGTCCTTGAGCCACATGGCTAATAAGTGGTGAACCCAGGTTTGTACTCAGCGCAGCGTCACTGCAAAGTCCCTGTTCTTCACCGCTAAGCTTTAGGGCCTAAGTTGCAGAAAACCAAAGGTTCTCCTTTTCAGGTGTGAAGCCCAGAAcacactgaggaaaaaaaaaaatgcctgtttTCTAACAGGGGAAAAGCTTTTTAGCATAACTGACCAACCCCAATGAGTATTTTAATGAAAGCAGCTTTACCCACACTTATTTGAATGGGGATAGAGTcaagggtggggatggagggtaCTAGAAATGCCCTTCTGGCACCAGAGCAGATTAATGATCTTAGTGGCaaattaaattgagaaataattatttttccctcctCAGCTAAACCCTGGGTTTCTCTGATACAGTTTTCAGGAGTCAGATGCCAGTGACCAATGGCTCTTACTCACTTGTTTAGCATCTTTTCGATCATTTTCTTAACCATGGGGGCTTCAGGGTTGAGACAAACTTCCTGTCCATTCTTGAGAGTGGCTCTGCAGAAAGAGGGGAAAATCCAAGTGAGGCAGGAGGTCGGGCTGGGGGTCGGGTTGGGGGCATCGGGACGGTACAGGTCACAAGGACGGTAGCAGCGGCGGCGCGCGGCAGCACTTACATGACTTCGGTTTGGGCGCAGTGGGAGCCCGCCGGCGTCACCTTCACGCTCTGGATGTTCTTGAAGTGAATCCCCTGCACGGTCTGCAAGCACTGGCAGCGCAGTTCACTGACCACGGGCGCCCCTGCAGGGAGAACGGACTCGGTTAGCGTGACTGTCCCCCGGTGGGCCCACCCGATCCCTGTCCCGCCCTTGGAACCCCAGGGCACCGGGTCTCACCTGCCGCGCGCCGGGTGGCGGCGAccaggagcaggagcagcagcGCGGCCCGGAGGAGCCGGGGAGCGCAGGACGCGGTGGCGGTGGCGGCGCGGGCCATGGGGCTCAGCTCAGACGGTCGGGGCGGCGGGGCCTGGAGCGAGAGAGCTGGCGGGATTGCTGGCGGAGCGAGCTCTGTGGCTCCCCGACCTCGGCGCACCCCTTTTATCCACGATGGGGCTGCAGACCTCACAGCCCCGGGCCAGGGAAATTCCCGGACCTCCAGGTCTCCCCCGGGTGCGGAAAGAAGCGCGGCCCCGCCCTAGGATGAGGCGGGGTGCTGGGACCCGCCGGTGCCACCCTACCGCGTGTCACCTCCTGCGTGACTGTAACTGCGCCTACTCGGGACTCTTCACTTCCCTCCCTAAGTGAGTGAGCGAGGCGAGTGAGTCGCGGCCACCCTGGAGCTCCGCCTGCGAGGGGGGACCGTGGGCGCCAAGTGACCCCTAGTCccggggtgggcagaggggaaagAACTGAGGGCGGGTCCTTCTGGGAGACTCCCGAAAGGTAGCGACAGCTTTAGAGGGACAGAATCATGTCGCTTTAGTTATCAGACCTGGGAGAATTAAGGAGGGGCGAAGGGTTAAATTTTGCTGTTACCTATCCTCTATCTACATatagtctctgtctctctaaaGATTTTGGATTTGCATGTTTTACGTGTCTGAAGTGAATGCTCTCTGTCAAAAATACAGCTGACATCTCGGATTCCAGAGAAGAATGTTTGACACGTTCCTCTTGTTGCATATTCTCAAATCACACTTCGAAGATCTTGGTTGTGTTTTCCATGCGGTGGAAACTGGAATCAGTGTCAAAAGCTGAATCCAGTGTTAATTTCAGTGAAATTAAGGGCGGTAACGTGACCTCTTCTTTTGTAACCTGCTGAatttccttcttccctgaaaTGTTGGAACTTCTAAAATTCTCAGGACACCTCCTTTTCCATGCATGAGGAGATCAGACTTGATCTATGAAATTTGGGACTGGAGATCACTTTAAAGCTGCGGAGAGGCAGGTTGGTCAGGCTCACAGGGTTCACCTTTTCCGGTCTATCCATGGACAAAATAGCACATGGACGCTAGAATGGGTACCTGCTGTGTAGCAGCCTTACTCCGGACGTGGGGATGAAATATGAAATGCTGAGTCACACGTAAAACCCAATTGCATTTACTACCAGGCCCTTCTGTGTCGGTTCCCCCTTTCTCTGGAAGCAAACATTGATGTCTCTGTTTTCTGACCAGGAATTTCAGTCTTTTTACCTGATGCCTTTACTAGGTTTTCTCCAGATGTTTTGTAGATCTTTGATTGACTCAACATTAGGTATAGAAGGTTTAAGTGTGTTAATAAACAAAATCCAACCGAGAAAATCTGAAGATCTAACTGGCTTTATTAAACAATTCATGAATCAAGCAACATCCCAACTAGGAATTAGGAGGGTGCTCTGAGCAGTTGTACAAAAGGGAAGGGTTTTTACGGGAAGAAGGATGGGGCAAGGGAGCTGTTAtcggaagaaaaaaaagattctttttagGTCAGCCCATCTCCTCTTGGGAGAAGGAAACTAAACAGCAGGGGTCTTTATCATGAAGATTGCCTCTTCTTcttctgtgggggtggggaggggatggagagggCCCACCTGATAGACTACCTTACTGATGCTTGACCATAAAATTCCAGACTGTTCTATTAAGATTACATTTCTAGGAGAGGTTGAAACTGCTGTTCGATGAGATATTAAATCTAGGTTTGGTATCTTTGGGCTGTAGCATGAGTGACATCATTTGGGgccagtggttttctttttaacaagtgTAGGTCTTCAGATTGGATTCAGACCTCTTGGAGATGTGAAATACgatgggagggggaaggagaaagaaatggccTCTAGCCAAGGGATGAGTGTCTAGGGACAGGGCACTAGGCAGCCCAGCTCAGTGGATCAGAGCCTGCCCGCCATAGCCAGCCATTGGGGTGCAACAAAGTGCCTGGATTTAGTTGCCACCCATCACCtgtgaagggaaagagagagaatccccccccacacacccctttttctaaggttcttatggctggtcaaataaataaaaaggcaggttagcaggagagaATCAAACAGAGTTTAATAAAATGTAcatgtgggagaaacccaggaaaactgagcaactggccagaatggccaaagctgccaccttaaataccatcatcagctaaacacaaaggaggatgcaaggggtagtggtttgggacttcaagggggaggaaggccatttacatggagatggaaatgcaaacgtttgttaaacaagttttgCTGGATCAAAAATGGGCTTGTTGGTGCCTTGCTATCACacctatttttatattatactatagttattttatgttattaGCTCCTTCCTGTAACAGGCTTTCCGTgttcaattcttttaggcagtttgggggaaggttaagtgttcttcctgagtcttctaagcccttattgtcttcagctcgaaataatccacataccagagtggcacattttggGGCAGCCTGCCTTGAACCCCATCATCTGCaagttgttaaatatttctttaccTACCCCAACAtagtgttaaaaaacaaaatgattccacccagtaaatttg
This genomic window from Equus przewalskii isolate Varuska chromosome 3, EquPr2, whole genome shotgun sequence contains:
- the LOC103565789 gene encoding growth-regulated protein homolog gamma-like; this translates as MARAATATASCAPRLLRAALLLLLLVAATRRAAGAPVVSELRCQCLQTVQGIHFKNIQSVKVTPAGSHCAQTEVIATLKNGQEVCLNPEAPMVKKMIEKMLNKGSSD